A genomic region of Hyalangium ruber contains the following coding sequences:
- a CDS encoding caspase family protein, whose protein sequence is MIRNRLKPKQLAFATCMLMLFQGPAFAAECAHEEILPNRACSLDAPAVPEKDGELAGRRRLALVVGVGEYKNHPRPTNLAGPPTDADRMYRLLTDPVGGFGFPKGNVCLLKNSEASLAAFEKAFEDSLVKRAQDGDVVVVFFAGHGSQARDGNGDEPDQKDETLMLWDARSGDVPDLVDDKLNMMLGRLFKKMNSDGSQEREQNVTVILDSCNSGTATRGGENTTAQTRYFDTSRETLDLRAGIPVASPGSAQWDGEDLPGLNFISAAVDGTAAKESKSLKEGFFTTALIQVLRDSAGTALTYDQLQRRLDPLVAARSDQKVQVQGGRTNLKVFGASTIQRPTGYFVSAIRLKGNDGSHAPKRMLDLKGTPLPGWSAGAQVRIYNLPGTPGAATTMSDLNDPTKAKATGVVTAMNGVEGATVDIADKETAQNKARLESLQLGDIAMLALPGKDSVTLTARFAPPGKPGAITPDRAKRIIDAIAANLDLQNTVQVLKAKDKGTEVWTLSQGSDGNLQLFDAFGVLRSSYAFKDPVEEPAKVARNLGQHARQKALLLVKGEAGTEFKNDQTLQVQVVPLKKGLNADCDKAAERWDSTKYPAGSVKVEIPLDVCWQVRVRLADDAPKIPLYVGGVFMTADGGIDGFPSPARKEQQFITLEPGKTLEYTFKMTKRSAPPLKARDHLLVFGTREQVKWSDLTEPAATRGPGIGLQGALAAYLGGTRGADDVEVTEPNTWTSSHVALVTVANSGFKDSLAQEKSDKREFTLPHYDIREQLPANTNSALYKLLYMTAELTHRYESQQGTDGAHYNKDHVGRWEKLSDEENLDIGIECSRAIWYAFTRSGLQYNKGVAKNLKIPADVNKRGSPLSTWDMVDEKSAFLTEIAHQGKLGKSAMRDQFNSCIGDPELRPGDVLVYRRLKTSTKNDGHVVMVIDPEKSIAWGSHAFDSSAILSKDKTAQMDVGVEYQRILRAKSGQNEKWGAWDKSDMVRVECWRHKQITQEWEASPMNRPGTFNLSKPLIFGALNASKTL, encoded by the coding sequence CGATGCGCCAGCCGTCCCGGAGAAGGACGGCGAGCTCGCGGGTCGCCGGCGGCTTGCGCTGGTGGTCGGCGTCGGCGAGTACAAGAACCACCCCAGGCCGACGAACCTCGCTGGTCCGCCCACGGATGCCGACCGCATGTACCGGCTGCTCACGGACCCCGTGGGTGGCTTCGGCTTCCCCAAGGGCAACGTCTGCCTGCTCAAGAATAGCGAGGCGAGCCTCGCCGCTTTCGAGAAAGCCTTTGAGGACAGCCTGGTGAAGCGCGCGCAGGACGGCGACGTGGTCGTCGTCTTCTTCGCCGGCCACGGCTCCCAGGCCCGGGATGGCAACGGAGATGAGCCTGATCAGAAGGACGAAACCCTCATGCTCTGGGACGCCCGTAGTGGCGACGTGCCCGATCTGGTCGACGACAAGCTCAACATGATGCTCGGCCGGCTCTTTAAGAAGATGAATAGCGACGGCTCCCAGGAGCGGGAGCAGAACGTCACCGTCATCCTGGACTCCTGCAATTCAGGCACGGCCACCCGTGGGGGCGAGAACACCACCGCACAGACGCGTTACTTCGATACCAGCAGGGAGACGCTGGACCTGCGCGCCGGGATTCCAGTTGCCTCGCCAGGAAGCGCCCAGTGGGACGGCGAGGATCTCCCCGGCCTGAACTTCATCTCCGCCGCAGTGGATGGCACGGCGGCCAAGGAGAGCAAAAGCCTGAAAGAAGGCTTCTTCACCACCGCTCTCATCCAAGTCCTTCGTGACTCGGCGGGCACTGCCCTCACCTACGACCAGCTCCAGAGGCGTCTCGATCCGCTCGTCGCGGCACGCAGCGACCAGAAGGTGCAGGTTCAGGGCGGCCGGACCAACCTGAAGGTCTTCGGTGCATCCACCATCCAGCGGCCGACGGGCTACTTCGTCTCCGCCATCCGCCTCAAGGGAAATGACGGGAGCCACGCCCCCAAGCGGATGCTCGATCTCAAGGGTACACCACTTCCAGGCTGGAGCGCCGGTGCCCAAGTGCGCATCTACAACCTGCCGGGCACGCCGGGAGCAGCCACCACGATGTCCGACCTCAACGACCCGACCAAGGCGAAGGCGACGGGCGTCGTCACCGCGATGAACGGTGTCGAAGGGGCGACGGTGGACATCGCGGACAAGGAGACTGCGCAGAACAAGGCGCGGCTCGAGTCGCTCCAACTGGGGGACATCGCAATGCTGGCCCTCCCTGGCAAGGACAGCGTCACGCTCACCGCCCGCTTCGCGCCTCCTGGAAAACCGGGCGCCATCACACCGGACCGGGCCAAACGCATCATCGACGCCATCGCCGCCAACCTGGACCTCCAGAACACCGTGCAGGTGCTGAAGGCGAAGGACAAGGGCACCGAGGTGTGGACGTTGAGTCAGGGCAGCGACGGCAACCTGCAACTCTTCGATGCCTTCGGTGTCCTGCGCAGCAGCTATGCCTTCAAGGACCCCGTGGAAGAGCCCGCTAAGGTCGCGAGGAACCTGGGCCAGCACGCCCGCCAGAAGGCCCTGCTGCTGGTGAAGGGCGAGGCGGGCACTGAATTCAAGAACGACCAGACCCTGCAGGTCCAGGTGGTCCCCCTTAAGAAAGGGCTCAACGCCGACTGTGACAAGGCTGCCGAGCGCTGGGACAGCACGAAGTACCCCGCGGGCAGCGTCAAGGTGGAGATCCCGCTAGATGTCTGCTGGCAGGTCCGGGTCCGGTTGGCCGATGACGCGCCGAAAATCCCTTTGTACGTGGGCGGAGTGTTCATGACTGCGGATGGCGGCATCGATGGCTTCCCCAGCCCGGCCAGGAAGGAGCAGCAGTTCATCACCCTCGAGCCCGGGAAGACACTTGAGTACACCTTCAAGATGACCAAACGGTCCGCTCCGCCCCTCAAGGCGAGGGATCACTTGCTGGTGTTCGGCACTCGGGAGCAGGTCAAGTGGTCGGATCTAACGGAACCTGCTGCCACCCGCGGCCCAGGCATCGGACTGCAGGGCGCCTTGGCCGCCTACTTGGGAGGGACCCGGGGGGCGGACGACGTCGAGGTCACGGAGCCCAACACCTGGACCTCAAGCCACGTGGCCCTGGTCACGGTGGCCAACAGCGGCTTCAAGGACTCTCTGGCGCAGGAGAAGAGCGACAAGCGCGAGTTCACCCTCCCGCACTACGACATCCGCGAGCAACTCCCGGCAAACACGAACTCGGCGCTCTACAAGCTGCTCTATATGACCGCAGAGCTGACCCACCGCTATGAAAGCCAGCAGGGGACGGACGGCGCCCATTACAACAAGGACCACGTTGGGCGCTGGGAGAAGCTGAGCGACGAGGAGAACCTCGACATCGGCATCGAGTGCTCAAGGGCCATCTGGTACGCATTTACCCGCTCCGGGCTTCAGTACAACAAGGGCGTGGCGAAGAACTTGAAGATCCCCGCGGACGTCAACAAGCGGGGCAGCCCCCTTTCCACCTGGGACATGGTGGACGAGAAGAGCGCCTTCCTGACCGAGATCGCGCACCAGGGGAAGCTCGGTAAGAGCGCCATGCGGGACCAGTTCAACAGTTGCATAGGTGACCCGGAGCTACGGCCTGGCGACGTGCTCGTGTACCGCCGCCTAAAGACCTCCACGAAGAACGACGGACACGTGGTGATGGTCATCGACCCCGAGAAGTCCATTGCCTGGGGCTCCCACGCCTTCGACAGCAGCGCCATACTCTCCAAGGACAAGACAGCCCAGATGGATGTGGGAGTCGAGTACCAGCGCATTCTCCGCGCCAAGAGTGGCCAGAATGAGAAGTGGGGCGCCTGGGACAAGTCGGACATGGTGCGCGTCGAGTGCTGGCGGCACAAGCAGATCACTCAGGAGTGGGAGGCCAGCCCGATGAACCGTCCGGGGACCTTTAACCTGAGCAAGCCCCTGATCTTCGGGGCGCTGAACGCCTCGAAAACGCTGTGA